From the Thomasclavelia ramosa DSM 1402 genome, the window AATCTACCAGCCCAGCGAGCATTATACATTCCCTGAAGTAAATCATCATCACTAAAATCAACAAATTGATGTTCTTTTAAATATATCAGTGCTTCTAGTGCTAAAGCACTATTATTAATCTGATATAAAGCCGGTGTATCAAGAATAATATCATAATCACGATAATGATAACTAACATTATTCCCATCAATAATTTTAGTTATTGGTTTTAAAGTTATAAGCTCACTATGATGTTTTAAACAAACATCTCTAAATACAGCCAAACATTCTTCCTTTGTTTCCCCGGTTAAGTAATCAATTCCTTCTTTAACAATTCCAGCTTTATTTAAAGCAATACTTTGATAATCATGACCTAAATAATCAACGTGATCTAAACCAATATTAGTATTGATTGCTAATTTAGGCATAATGATATTCGTTGCATCCAATAAACCGCCTAATCCTACTTCAAATAACGCAAAATCGACATTCTGCTCAATAAAATACATAATTGCAATAAATACTTCAATTTCAAACATTGAGATTTCATATTTTAACCATAGTTCCACATATCGATTTGCATATCTAACCATTGTTTCTTCATCAATGAACTGGTCATTGATACGAATAATATCTAATCTTGAGTATAGTGCTGGTGAGGTAAATGTTGCAATCCTATATCCCGCCTGTTTTAAAACTTCTTTAATATAATTAGTAGTTGAACCCTTTCCATTTGTCCCACCAATATGAACACAGTCAAGAAATAACTGAGGATTTCCTATATCTTCCATATAATGTTTAAAATTATTAAGGCTGTATACCCGATCTTTTTGACTATTTATAAAATTAACTACCTCATCATAAGTATTAAAACGTTTATTGACTACCCTTTGTTTAAGCATTGGATAATATAATATACCATTTTTCTTAGTTAGATCACCGACCATTTTAAAACCTAAGTTTAAATAAAATCCTTTAGCCCCAATTCCAGAATTAACTTCAAGATCAGCTAAAGCCAAATTATCAATCAACTCAAATAATTTTGTTCCAATCCCATTTCCCTGATAATCATTATC encodes:
- a CDS encoding GNAT family N-acetyltransferase → MEYRILKENEIKEAIELVARVAKKDIYKDFDQEGINSFNQVNCDTFYRNKQNLTYICLENKKIIGIITLTQGKHLSLLFVDNDYQGNGIGTKLFELIDNLALADLEVNSGIGAKGFYLNLGFKMVGDLTKKNGILYYPMLKQRVVNKRFNTYDEVVNFINSQKDRVYSLNNFKHYMEDIGNPQLFLDCVHIGGTNGKGSTTNYIKEVLKQAGYRIATFTSPALYSRLDIIRINDQFIDEETMVRYANRYVELWLKYEISMFEIEVFIAIMYFIEQNVDFALFEVGLGGLLDATNIIMPKLAINTNIGLDHVDYLGHDYQSIALNKAGIVKEGIDYLTGETKEECLAVFRDVCLKHHSELITLKPITKIIDGNNVSYHYRDYDIILDTPALYQINNSALALEALIYLKEHQFVDFSDDDLLQGMYNARWAGRFEIINIEPLIIIDGAHNKEGIDAFYECAKKYDNIKIIFSALRDKDYKHMIEKLLELTKDITICEFEHVRASDAKTLANGFDVKIEPNFKTAIDKAFTHEGTVFVTGSLYFISKVREYIIDRS